A window of Aeromicrobium sp. A1-2 contains these coding sequences:
- a CDS encoding transcription factor WhiB — MTIVVDKTTPPCATTPEVFHDELLHSPPARTDITAAEWEQLAVKRAAVHRQCAGCPLMIDCLYRAVVEVDVSGYAACTTEIDRQQIRHRLGIVIQQPSSVPYGAARVGGGPVSHESVMTVRHAYPKDTCHQLAERLGCSTSTVKRHLRRAREQKQDQAMQPRVSTPTLPSIDAVLDCFDELESSRVA, encoded by the coding sequence ATGACCATCGTGGTCGACAAGACAACACCTCCGTGCGCAACCACGCCGGAGGTCTTTCACGACGAGCTGCTGCACTCGCCCCCGGCGCGGACCGACATCACCGCCGCCGAGTGGGAGCAGCTGGCCGTCAAGCGCGCCGCCGTGCACCGACAGTGCGCCGGGTGCCCACTCATGATCGACTGCCTCTATCGGGCCGTCGTCGAGGTCGACGTGTCGGGCTACGCCGCCTGCACGACCGAGATCGATCGGCAGCAGATCCGCCACCGGCTCGGCATCGTGATCCAGCAACCCAGCTCGGTGCCCTATGGCGCAGCTCGGGTCGGTGGAGGCCCGGTCAGCCACGAGTCCGTCATGACGGTGCGCCACGCGTACCCCAAGGACACCTGCCACCAGCTCGCCGAACGCCTGGGCTGCTCGACCTCGACGGTCAAGCGCCACCTGCGCCGCGCACGCGAGCAGAAGCAGGACCAGGCGATGCAGCCCCGCGTGTCGACACCCACGCTGCCCAGCATCGACGCCGTGCTGGACTGCTTCGACGAGCTGGAGTCCAGCCGGGTCGCCTGA
- a CDS encoding bacterial proteasome activator family protein — translation MTEQQPEIIGTDGQAAPPPLAGTSLGDLVEQPAKVMRIGGMVRQLLEEVKAAPLDEASRARLRDIHLQSIKELEDGLAPELVDELERLSLPFDGETPSEGELRIAQAQLVGWLEGLFHGIQAALYAQQVQAQSQFQNMRLALPGPNDVKGDDSTTSGENSGSGGMYL, via the coding sequence ATGACTGAGCAGCAGCCGGAGATCATCGGAACCGACGGTCAGGCCGCCCCCCCGCCGTTGGCAGGGACATCGCTGGGCGACCTCGTCGAGCAGCCCGCCAAGGTCATGCGCATCGGCGGAATGGTCCGGCAGCTGCTCGAGGAGGTCAAGGCCGCTCCGCTCGACGAGGCGAGCCGGGCGAGACTCCGCGACATCCACCTGCAGTCGATCAAGGAGCTCGAGGACGGACTGGCCCCCGAGCTGGTCGACGAGCTCGAGCGGCTGAGCCTCCCATTCGACGGCGAGACCCCGAGCGAGGGCGAGCTGCGCATCGCCCAGGCGCAGCTCGTGGGGTGGCTCGAGGGCCTGTTCCACGGCATCCAGGCCGCGCTCTACGCCCAGCAGGTCCAGGCCCAGTCGCAGTTCCAGAACATGCGACTGGCTCTACCGGGTCCAAACGACGTCAAAGGTGACGATTCGACTACTTCGGGCGAAAACAGTGGCTCAGGGGGCATGTACCTCTAG
- a CDS encoding alpha/beta fold hydrolase, translating to MSTTAVVAAHERSGRRFTAAGLDSFALDQGIGPTVVCMHGVPASSFLYRKVVPELAARGLRGVAFDLPGLGLADRPRGFDYSWTGLGAFAAEAVDALGITGQVHLVVHDVGGPVGFELAGALADRVASMTVLNTLVEVDTFHRPWSMEPFAHRGVGEVYLRGLTKPLFRLLMRMQGVADMSAVTKDEFGAYVDLLKREDGGRAFLQIMRGFELTRAKRDQYVELLGSGRFPVQVVWGAQDPALKLATAGEQARRAAGVDSIVRLPGKHFLQEDQAPAIAEQVRSFIAG from the coding sequence ATGAGCACGACAGCGGTCGTTGCTGCCCACGAACGTTCCGGCCGGCGTTTCACCGCGGCAGGCCTCGACAGCTTCGCCCTCGACCAGGGAATCGGACCGACCGTGGTGTGCATGCACGGCGTCCCGGCCTCGTCGTTCCTCTATCGCAAGGTCGTGCCTGAGCTCGCGGCCCGCGGCCTGCGAGGTGTCGCCTTCGACCTGCCCGGCCTTGGCCTGGCTGACCGCCCCCGCGGCTTCGACTACTCCTGGACCGGGCTCGGGGCGTTCGCGGCCGAGGCGGTCGACGCTCTGGGAATCACCGGGCAGGTCCATCTCGTCGTGCACGACGTCGGCGGACCCGTCGGCTTCGAGCTCGCCGGCGCCCTGGCCGACCGCGTCGCGTCCATGACGGTCCTCAACACGCTGGTCGAGGTCGACACGTTCCACCGCCCCTGGTCGATGGAGCCATTCGCCCATCGCGGTGTCGGCGAGGTCTACCTGCGCGGACTCACCAAGCCGCTGTTCCGGCTGCTGATGCGGATGCAGGGCGTCGCCGACATGTCCGCCGTGACCAAGGACGAGTTCGGGGCGTACGTCGACCTGCTCAAGCGCGAGGACGGCGGCCGAGCGTTCCTGCAGATCATGCGCGGCTTCGAGCTCACCCGGGCCAAGCGCGACCAGTACGTCGAGCTCCTCGGCAGCGGCCGGTTCCCGGTGCAGGTCGTGTGGGGCGCGCAGGACCCGGCGCTGAAGCTCGCGACGGCGGGCGAGCAGGCCCGGCGCGCGGCCGGGGTCGACTCGATCGTCCGCCTGCCGGGGAAGCACTTTCTGCAAGAAGACCAGGCTCCCGCAATCGCCGAGCAGGTCCGCTCCTTCATCGCCGGCTGA
- a CDS encoding YegS/Rv2252/BmrU family lipid kinase: MSFDLRRAAPARPSILLWVLAIPAALFAILAVSVGFKLDAITSLDQDVAQNAYAFSARHDGLVTFLDVVAVVFSNLGCAIALALLAAYALWRRERRVAIWIVASAAVAIIGNALIKLAFDRQRPVFDTPLHEIGGYSFPSGHSAGAGMFFTVAILVTIVLTGRGLRRRVIVSVLALLAIGVGASRIYLGVHYLSDVVAGLSFGVVVALGLWILLVTDAARLPHELAALTGTGRKRAAVILNPAKVGDIDEFKARVRLVAMRDGWGEPSWYETTIEDPGHGQAAAALHEGVDLIVAAGGDGTVRAVCEELARTGVAVGILPHGTGNLLARNLSIPLNTRDALDVVFGGQDRAIDLSTLHTDSGTDTTFLVMAGLGMDAAIMTGVNDQLKSKVGWLAYFVSGVKAARFPAMKVQISVDDGEPKKFRARTVVVGNVGFLQGGIPLLPDAEIDDGLLDVVVIAPKRFIGWLAIIVRVIGRQKRTNERLDRLTGRKVHITAEKAMPMQLDGDPVGDGMEITAEVQPGVLLVRVPLAPAPAAAI; the protein is encoded by the coding sequence GTGTCGTTCGACCTGCGCCGTGCTGCGCCCGCCCGACCCTCGATCCTCCTGTGGGTCCTGGCCATACCGGCTGCCCTGTTCGCGATCCTCGCGGTCTCGGTCGGCTTCAAGCTCGACGCGATCACCTCGCTGGACCAGGACGTTGCCCAGAACGCCTACGCTTTCAGCGCCCGGCACGACGGCCTCGTCACCTTCCTCGACGTCGTGGCGGTGGTCTTCAGCAACCTGGGCTGCGCCATCGCGCTGGCGCTGCTTGCGGCCTACGCCCTGTGGCGCCGCGAGCGACGGGTCGCGATCTGGATCGTCGCAAGCGCCGCCGTCGCGATCATCGGCAATGCGCTGATCAAGCTGGCCTTCGACCGGCAGCGTCCGGTCTTCGACACCCCCCTGCACGAGATCGGTGGCTACTCCTTCCCGAGCGGACACTCCGCCGGCGCCGGAATGTTCTTCACCGTGGCAATCCTGGTGACGATCGTGCTGACCGGTCGCGGCCTGCGCCGTCGGGTCATCGTGTCGGTCCTGGCCCTGCTCGCAATCGGCGTCGGCGCGAGTCGCATCTATCTCGGCGTGCACTACCTCAGCGATGTGGTTGCGGGGCTGAGCTTCGGCGTCGTCGTCGCCCTCGGCCTGTGGATCCTGCTGGTGACCGACGCAGCCCGCCTGCCGCACGAGCTCGCCGCACTGACCGGCACGGGCCGCAAACGGGCTGCCGTGATCCTCAACCCGGCCAAGGTCGGCGACATCGACGAGTTCAAGGCCAGGGTCCGTCTCGTCGCAATGCGCGACGGCTGGGGCGAGCCCAGCTGGTACGAGACGACCATTGAGGACCCCGGCCACGGTCAGGCGGCCGCCGCCCTGCACGAGGGCGTCGACCTGATCGTCGCGGCCGGCGGAGACGGCACGGTGCGCGCGGTCTGCGAAGAGCTGGCTCGCACCGGGGTCGCGGTCGGCATCCTGCCGCACGGCACCGGCAACCTGCTGGCTCGCAACCTGTCGATCCCGCTCAACACCCGCGATGCGCTCGACGTGGTGTTCGGCGGCCAGGACCGGGCGATCGACCTCTCCACGCTGCACACCGACTCCGGCACGGACACGACATTCCTCGTCATGGCCGGGCTCGGCATGGACGCCGCGATCATGACCGGCGTCAACGACCAGCTCAAGAGCAAGGTGGGCTGGCTGGCGTACTTCGTCAGCGGGGTCAAGGCGGCACGCTTCCCCGCGATGAAGGTCCAGATCTCGGTCGACGACGGCGAGCCCAAGAAGTTCCGCGCGCGCACCGTCGTGGTCGGCAACGTCGGCTTCCTGCAGGGTGGCATCCCGCTGCTGCCGGACGCCGAGATCGACGACGGACTGCTGGACGTCGTCGTGATCGCGCCCAAGCGATTCATCGGGTGGCTCGCGATCATCGTGCGGGTCATCGGTCGACAGAAGCGCACCAACGAACGGCTCGACCGGCTGACCGGCCGCAAGGTGCACATCACGGCCGAGAAGGCCATGCCGATGCAGCTCGACGGCGATCCCGTCGGCGACGGCATGGAAATCACCGCCGAAGTCCAGCCCGGCGTCCTGCTGGTCCGCGTGCCGCTGGCACCCGCACCGGCCGCAGCGATCTGA
- the serS gene encoding serine--tRNA ligase has product MIDPRILRDDPDAVRAAQQRRGESTDIVDELIAADEQRRSTISAYEAVRGEQKNLGKLIPQAQGEEKQQLLARTKELSQQVKDAEAAQVEAADTFERLMKTLPNLASADAPQGGEDNFVVLDTVGTPRDFAAEGFEPRDHLELGQMLGAIDTERGAKVSGARFYFLTGVGAQLELALTQLAMSKAAAWGFTPMIPPALVNERAMEGTGFLGQAADDVYHLEKDGLYLVGTSEVPMAAYHSDEILDAASLPRRYAAFSPCFRREAGSYGKDTRGIFRVHWFDKVEMFVYTTIEEAAAEHERILGWERAWLDALELPYRVIDVASGDLGLSAIRKFDCEAWIPTQGKYREVSSASNCTEFQSRRLDIRVRGDEGTSPAATLNGTLCAMTRTIIALLENGQQADGSVRLPAALHPLLGEVLRPIAS; this is encoded by the coding sequence GTGATCGACCCGAGAATCTTGCGAGACGACCCTGACGCCGTGCGCGCCGCCCAGCAACGCCGAGGTGAGTCGACCGACATCGTCGACGAACTCATCGCCGCGGACGAGCAGCGACGGTCCACGATCTCGGCGTACGAAGCCGTGCGTGGCGAGCAGAAGAACCTCGGCAAGCTGATCCCCCAGGCGCAGGGCGAGGAGAAGCAGCAGCTGCTGGCCCGCACCAAGGAGCTCAGCCAGCAAGTCAAGGACGCCGAGGCCGCTCAGGTCGAGGCAGCGGACACGTTCGAGCGGCTCATGAAGACGCTTCCCAACCTCGCATCGGCGGACGCGCCGCAGGGTGGCGAGGACAACTTCGTCGTGCTGGACACCGTCGGCACACCCCGTGACTTCGCCGCCGAGGGATTTGAGCCGCGCGACCACCTCGAGCTCGGCCAGATGCTCGGTGCGATCGACACCGAGCGCGGTGCCAAGGTCAGCGGCGCCCGCTTCTACTTCCTGACCGGTGTCGGTGCACAGCTCGAGCTCGCGCTGACCCAGCTCGCGATGAGCAAGGCCGCCGCGTGGGGCTTCACGCCGATGATTCCGCCGGCCCTCGTCAACGAGCGCGCGATGGAGGGCACGGGATTCCTCGGCCAGGCGGCCGACGATGTCTACCACCTCGAGAAGGACGGCCTCTACCTCGTGGGCACCTCCGAGGTGCCGATGGCGGCCTATCACTCGGACGAGATCCTCGACGCCGCTTCACTGCCGCGCCGCTACGCCGCGTTCAGCCCGTGCTTCCGCCGCGAGGCCGGGTCGTACGGCAAGGACACCCGCGGGATCTTCCGCGTGCACTGGTTCGACAAGGTCGAGATGTTCGTCTACACGACGATCGAAGAGGCAGCCGCCGAGCACGAACGCATCCTCGGCTGGGAGCGGGCCTGGCTGGACGCCCTCGAGCTGCCGTACCGCGTCATCGACGTGGCCTCGGGCGACCTCGGGCTCTCGGCGATCCGCAAGTTCGACTGCGAGGCCTGGATCCCCACGCAGGGCAAGTACCGCGAGGTGTCCTCGGCGTCCAACTGCACCGAGTTCCAGTCGCGCCGACTCGACATCCGGGTGCGTGGCGACGAAGGCACCTCGCCGGCGGCGACGCTCAACGGCACGCTGTGCGCCATGACCCGCACGATCATCGCGCTGCTGGAGAACGGGCAGCAGGCCGATGGCTCGGTCCGTCTCCCCGCCGCTCTGCATCCATTGCTCGGCGAGGTCCTGAGGCCGATCGCATCGTGA
- a CDS encoding adenosine deaminase has translation MSFISELPKAELHVHHVGSASPHTVAELASRYEGQTTVPSDPDLLADYFTFTDFGHFIEVYLSVVDLIRTPEDVWTLTYDVARDLAAQNVRYAELTMTPYTSILAGISAEAYCEAIEDARRRAEAELGITLQWCFDIPGEFGIPGADVTLDTALRLRPDGLVSFGLGGPEVGVPRPQFAPHFEQAIAAGLRSVPHAGESTGPQTIWDAINHLGAERIGHGIAAAQDPTLMHYLAERQITLEVCPTSNVCTQSVPSMAEHPLPQLVAAGVPITINSDDPPMFATTLNHEYEVAADLLGLNDAGVADLARGAVRASFAADATKTTILAEIDAHVAG, from the coding sequence ATGTCGTTCATCTCTGAGCTGCCCAAGGCAGAGCTTCACGTCCACCACGTTGGTTCAGCGTCGCCGCACACCGTTGCCGAGCTCGCCTCCCGGTACGAGGGGCAGACCACGGTGCCGAGCGATCCGGACCTGCTGGCGGACTACTTCACCTTCACCGACTTCGGGCACTTCATCGAGGTCTATCTCTCCGTCGTCGACCTGATCCGTACGCCCGAGGACGTGTGGACGCTGACCTATGACGTGGCACGTGATCTCGCGGCGCAGAACGTGCGCTACGCGGAGCTGACGATGACGCCGTACACCTCGATCCTGGCCGGGATCTCGGCCGAGGCGTACTGCGAGGCCATCGAGGACGCTCGACGCCGGGCCGAGGCGGAGCTCGGCATCACGCTGCAGTGGTGCTTCGACATCCCCGGTGAGTTCGGCATTCCCGGTGCAGATGTCACGCTCGACACCGCGCTGCGGTTGCGGCCCGACGGGCTCGTGAGCTTCGGTCTGGGTGGCCCCGAGGTCGGCGTGCCGCGTCCGCAGTTCGCCCCACACTTCGAGCAGGCGATCGCTGCCGGCCTTCGCAGCGTCCCGCACGCCGGCGAGTCGACCGGTCCGCAGACGATCTGGGACGCGATCAACCATCTCGGCGCCGAGCGCATCGGGCACGGCATCGCCGCGGCCCAGGATCCAACGCTGATGCACTACCTCGCCGAGCGGCAGATCACCCTGGAGGTGTGCCCCACCTCCAACGTCTGCACGCAGTCGGTGCCGTCGATGGCCGAGCACCCGCTGCCCCAGCTCGTCGCGGCCGGGGTGCCGATCACGATCAACTCTGACGACCCTCCGATGTTCGCGACGACCCTCAACCATGAGTACGAGGTTGCCGCCGACCTGCTGGGGCTCAACGACGCCGGCGTGGCCGATCTGGCCCGAGGCGCCGTGCGGGCCTCGTTCGCGGCCGACGCCACCAAGACCACGATCCTCGCCGAGATCGACGCCCACGTCGCAGGCTGA
- a CDS encoding HAD family hydrolase, producing MTWRPRLIALDVDGTIVDGDNVMSTAVRDVVHAARDAGIETVIATGRGVPGVMDVVANLGFTQGYAVASNGAVTMRYDPDVELLDVVTFDASEAVRRVLEHMPDALVAVEEVGVGFRLNKPFPDNEISGQFVVEDVESLISEPVARVVIRSADHTPDEFTAIVKDLGLIGTNYYIGYSAWLDLAPEGVSKASGLEFLCAKLGIAQSEVLAVGDGNNDLEMLRWAGRGVAMGQAPDSLKAAADDVTGSIDVDGLVAELSKYV from the coding sequence GTGACCTGGCGCCCGCGGCTCATCGCACTCGACGTCGACGGCACGATCGTCGACGGCGACAACGTCATGTCGACAGCCGTGCGCGACGTGGTCCACGCGGCGCGCGACGCCGGCATCGAGACGGTCATCGCGACGGGTCGCGGGGTCCCCGGTGTCATGGACGTCGTCGCCAACCTCGGCTTCACCCAGGGCTACGCCGTCGCGAGCAACGGCGCCGTGACGATGCGCTACGACCCGGACGTCGAGCTGCTCGACGTCGTGACCTTCGACGCCAGCGAGGCGGTCCGTCGTGTTCTGGAGCACATGCCGGACGCTCTCGTCGCGGTCGAGGAGGTCGGAGTGGGATTTCGGCTCAACAAGCCGTTCCCCGACAACGAGATCAGCGGTCAGTTCGTGGTCGAAGACGTCGAGTCACTGATCTCCGAGCCCGTGGCTCGCGTCGTGATCCGTTCGGCCGACCACACGCCCGATGAGTTCACCGCGATCGTCAAGGACCTCGGGCTGATCGGCACCAACTACTACATCGGCTACTCGGCGTGGCTCGATCTTGCGCCCGAGGGCGTCTCGAAGGCGTCCGGGCTGGAGTTCCTGTGCGCCAAGCTCGGCATCGCGCAGTCCGAGGTGCTGGCCGTCGGCGACGGCAACAACGACCTGGAGATGCTGCGCTGGGCGGGTCGCGGCGTCGCGATGGGTCAGGCGCCGGACTCGCTCAAGGCCGCTGCCGATGATGTGACCGGCTCGATCGACGTCGACGGCCTGGTCGCCGAGCTCAGCAAGTACGTCTAG
- a CDS encoding LuxR family transcriptional regulator: MEFTSFSEAIARTTALTRSDESALLIMGESGLGKSHVLNSVLHEPLAHTVLVRANPGESGLPLAGFAALFDAVRGDHSSNFAQEFSLKSEEPSELFAAAQGFLTALRGLNLSPILALVDDIDAMDTASQAVIGMMAGRLHDTGVRLALTATTINPAGPLSTLPVVHLAPMPPDVTVGIVRRHEPAADESSMRIMARYVRGNPQILCEQLPLLQPDQLTGTAWLTLPPRSTPTVARVSPRIAAEDDPVARIVLDAIALSPVSHVAVLGCVHPDAADVIEDLVDSSVLLQSGPYVRLADSRLRIRLYWSQRACVRRQQHVELAAAAVGVDPHLAAWHASFGTIDTDQVEAVLASAIWLVRRRWIGSAVEFTEHALSRAPNIEDHAESLIRLCSHLILTGEVSLAARYSARARPQPSAPKQSMDLAALKLTAQMIDRQMLVDEEAKAIAAFHSQADQDGASNLLTLATFYRAERWEVDEARRLFGSVQDHLPNVSETTREKIRAMSEILDALDGSAGRKGQCTSVTLARTAPSPPDLLLMQGRALTWRERYADARDVFALVINHPDARDRIWTDLATYAAIGNEIDAGMFRLARTAIDAWGQSSPWINRGSAMHALIRAWRHYSLGETDAAATLIDTVLDRASKESTQAVRARAYALRGAMDLLIGDPEQAVTDLRHVSTLSRRFRNPTLLRHWADYVEACVLTDRNQEAAAAVSALERRLAVHNSRWGALALARCRALAQEGPRSLGLFADAVRMFDHAELPYELGRTLLCFADRQDALGRPGDGRQTRLAALTAFEAAGADSWAGHTARPEAAIGRAGERTLLDRLTSDEQEVAKRVMLGLRTKQIADEIYVSVRTVELRLTHMYRTLGVRSRTELVALLSGSLPRDEVTHARPPVRPADNGGGQVPGTIAAMIVPSPLRRPGTGSGSPSRRGP, translated from the coding sequence ATGGAGTTCACCAGCTTTTCCGAGGCGATCGCGAGAACGACCGCCCTGACCCGCTCGGACGAGAGCGCCCTGTTGATCATGGGCGAGTCCGGGCTGGGCAAGAGTCACGTGCTCAACTCCGTGCTGCACGAACCGCTCGCCCACACCGTCCTGGTGCGCGCGAACCCGGGAGAGTCCGGATTGCCCCTGGCTGGCTTCGCTGCGTTGTTCGACGCAGTCAGGGGTGACCACTCGTCGAACTTCGCCCAGGAGTTCTCGCTGAAGTCCGAGGAGCCAAGCGAGCTGTTCGCCGCAGCCCAGGGCTTTTTGACAGCCCTACGGGGGCTCAACCTGTCGCCGATTCTCGCGCTCGTCGACGACATCGATGCCATGGACACCGCCAGCCAGGCCGTCATCGGGATGATGGCCGGGCGTCTCCACGACACCGGCGTGCGGCTGGCTCTCACCGCGACCACGATCAATCCTGCCGGTCCGCTGAGCACGCTGCCGGTCGTCCACCTGGCCCCCATGCCCCCCGACGTCACCGTCGGCATCGTGCGGCGGCACGAGCCGGCGGCCGATGAGTCATCGATGCGCATCATGGCCCGCTACGTGCGCGGCAACCCCCAGATTCTGTGCGAGCAGCTGCCGCTCCTGCAGCCCGACCAGCTGACCGGGACAGCCTGGCTGACCCTCCCACCCCGATCCACTCCGACCGTCGCCCGCGTCAGTCCCCGCATAGCCGCCGAGGACGACCCCGTGGCTCGGATCGTGCTGGACGCGATCGCGCTCTCGCCGGTGTCCCATGTCGCCGTTCTGGGCTGCGTGCACCCGGACGCCGCCGACGTGATCGAGGACCTGGTCGACTCCTCGGTGCTGCTGCAGAGCGGGCCGTACGTCCGGCTTGCCGACTCCCGACTCAGGATCCGGCTCTACTGGAGTCAGCGTGCCTGTGTGCGTCGTCAACAGCACGTCGAGCTCGCCGCTGCGGCGGTCGGCGTGGATCCCCACCTCGCGGCGTGGCACGCGAGCTTCGGGACCATCGACACCGATCAGGTCGAGGCGGTGCTCGCATCGGCCATCTGGCTCGTGCGCCGCCGCTGGATCGGCTCGGCCGTCGAGTTCACCGAGCACGCCCTGAGCCGCGCACCCAACATCGAGGACCACGCCGAGTCGCTGATCCGGCTGTGCTCGCACCTGATCCTGACGGGTGAGGTCAGCCTGGCAGCGCGGTACAGCGCCCGGGCCCGACCGCAGCCCTCCGCGCCCAAGCAGTCCATGGACCTGGCCGCCCTCAAGCTCACCGCCCAGATGATCGATCGCCAGATGCTGGTCGACGAAGAGGCCAAGGCCATCGCCGCGTTCCACTCCCAGGCCGATCAGGATGGCGCGTCGAACCTGCTGACCCTGGCCACGTTCTACCGCGCAGAACGGTGGGAGGTCGACGAGGCGCGCAGGCTCTTCGGCTCGGTCCAGGACCACCTCCCCAACGTCAGCGAGACCACCCGAGAGAAGATCCGCGCGATGTCGGAGATCCTCGACGCTCTCGACGGCTCGGCCGGTCGCAAGGGACAGTGCACGTCGGTCACCCTCGCCAGGACCGCCCCCTCGCCCCCGGACCTGCTGCTGATGCAGGGCCGCGCGCTGACTTGGCGCGAGCGATACGCCGACGCCCGCGACGTCTTTGCTCTGGTGATCAACCACCCCGACGCACGGGATCGCATCTGGACCGATCTGGCGACCTACGCCGCGATCGGCAACGAGATCGACGCCGGCATGTTCCGGCTTGCACGCACCGCCATCGACGCCTGGGGACAGTCCTCGCCGTGGATCAACCGCGGCAGCGCCATGCATGCCCTGATCCGGGCCTGGCGCCACTACTCGCTCGGTGAGACCGACGCGGCCGCGACCCTGATCGACACGGTCCTGGACCGGGCCTCCAAGGAATCCACCCAGGCCGTGCGTGCCCGCGCGTACGCACTGCGTGGGGCGATGGATCTGTTGATCGGCGACCCCGAGCAGGCTGTCACGGACCTACGTCACGTCAGCACACTCTCACGGCGCTTCCGCAATCCCACGCTGCTGCGCCACTGGGCCGACTACGTCGAGGCGTGCGTCCTGACCGACCGCAACCAGGAGGCAGCGGCCGCAGTCTCCGCGCTCGAGCGCCGACTCGCTGTGCACAACTCACGATGGGGTGCGCTGGCCCTCGCCCGTTGCCGCGCTCTCGCGCAGGAGGGGCCGCGCTCGCTCGGTCTCTTCGCCGATGCCGTCCGCATGTTCGACCATGCCGAGCTGCCCTACGAGCTGGGCCGCACGCTGCTGTGCTTCGCCGACCGGCAGGACGCTCTCGGCAGACCCGGCGACGGACGACAGACCCGGCTGGCCGCCCTCACCGCGTTCGAGGCCGCCGGTGCAGACTCGTGGGCCGGTCACACCGCCCGACCTGAGGCGGCGATCGGCCGTGCCGGCGAGAGAACCCTGCTGGACCGGCTGACCTCGGACGAGCAGGAGGTCGCCAAGCGGGTCATGCTCGGCCTGCGCACCAAGCAGATCGCCGACGAGATCTACGTATCGGTGCGGACCGTCGAGCTCCGGCTGACGCACATGTACCGGACGCTCGGGGTGCGGTCACGCACCGAGCTCGTGGCCCTGCTCAGCGGCTCGCTCCCGCGGGATGAGGTCACGCACGCACGCCCACCCGTTCGCCCCGCCGACAATGGCGGCGGTCAGGTGCCGGGGACGATCGCCGCGATGATCGTGCCGTCACCCCTGCGCCGGCCCGGGACGGGCTCGGGCTCGCCCTCCAGACGTGGTCCCTGA